The Mucilaginibacter sp. PAMB04168 genome contains the following window.
AAGCACCTACACCGTAATATTCGGTATCGTCGGAGGTCACTTTTTCTGGGGATACTCCCTGTGGCTGTACGTAGCCAAGTTTGCCGTCGGGATGTACACAGGCAACAAGTGACTGCCAAGCTTTAACTGCTACGGGATAATATTTGTCATGAGGTAGAATGTGATGATTGATTCCCCAAGCCAGAGCATAACAGAAAAAGGCAGTTCCGCTGGTCTCCTTTACCGGATAACTTTCGGGATCCAGCAGGCTCGCATGCCATGTACCATCCGGCTGTTGCAATCCAGCAATTCGCTCGGCCATCTCCTTGAACTGTTTGATGAAACGGGCTCTGTCAGGATGCCTTGCAGGCATAACGGATAGCACGTTTGCTATGCCTCCTAATACCCAGCCGTTCCCCCTGCTCCAAAAGACAGGTTTCCCATTTTTCTCTTTTTGGGTAAAGTATCGGCTATCTCTAAAGAAAAGATGTTCTTCATTGCTGTACAGGTAGTCACTTGTTTTCCACCACAATCGGCTGGCGAGATTCAGATATTTTTTGTCCTTAGTAGCATCTGACAAGTAAGCTAGAGCAGGTGGCGCCATAAATAGAGCGTCACACCAAGCCCATTCCCGCAAATAAATACTGTTCACCCAAAGCAATGGTTCTGTGTGAGGAATAATGGCTAAGGTATCAGCTAATGACCTGAAATCGGCAATATAGTCTGGGTTTTTGAATTTTTTGTACAATAGCGAATACATTTGTCCGACACAATAATCGTCGGCAAAGCGACGTCGAGGACCGATTTTCCATTGATTTAATTCACCCACCTGCACCAATTTATTCCAATATTTCTTATCCGGTGCAATTTTAGCCCAAGCGACCATTCCGGTAAACATTGCACCGCTTGTCCAATCTTTGGGAGGATTTTTCCAGCCATGAACTTCTATATCTCTCCATTGCCAGTCAGCAACGCGTTGCATGATGTTTTTTATACTGTCTTTAGAAAGTGGCCCAACACTTTCTTTTGCAAATGAAATAGTAGTACTCCATAACAGAACAAGTGTTAGAAAAAAGCGAAAAGAACGTTTAAAATATATAGTCATGCTAACTTTTAAATAATTGGTTTTTTGATGATGGAAGTTGTTATGCATACTCATGTTAAAGTGATGTAATTGGCTTGAAAGTGACCGTGATGGAGCCAGATTCCGAAGGGTCCAGCACAATTCCTATACGGGTGAATGATGGTGAATTTTCTTCGATTTTTTCGGATGTGATGTGAAAGCCTTTTGGGGTCTTGATGATGGCTACCATCTTTTCTTTTTCACCATCGAACTCAATGCTGTCAGGTCCGGTTTGACGCCATCCGGCCCGCGTGATCAATACGAACTCGAAGTTTGCTTTAGCTTTGAACTGAAAGTCGTCCTTTACCGTCAAAGAACTCAAATCTTGTCGGTCGTACAGAAATGTTCGCTTTAATTGAGTAAGGTTAGGCACCTTGTATGCTGAAGATATATCCATGGTGAATTCATCTCGCTGATCCGTAAAGTTTGCTTTTGAGATGACAGCTTGGGCTGCAGCTCCAGCTTGCTGGTCCTTTCCAGCAACTAAAGGAACAGGGTGCCCGTATGACCCAATGGATTTAAAAGTATAGCGTTCAGGTCCAAATGTTTTAGCTGAGTAAACGAAGGGGCCGCCAGGATCTCCCATGAGCATCTCATTACCCACAACTACGCTAAACGATCCTACATCGTTGTGATTGTGGATTTCATTATTGTTGCCGCCTTTGAGGGCGGCTCCCATTTTGCCACGAGTGCCAGGAAGCGGTCTAACGATCAACACGCCAGCCTCCTTGAAATAAGACCTCAAGCCAGGCGATAGTGATGAATTTACCGCCTTAATCTGACTTTCGGAAGCTGAGTTTGGGAAAACCTGCATGATATCTTCAATTAGGTCAGCCGTTTGCCCTTTAAAGCTTAAAGTGTCATATTTTGTTAATCCAAGTCCCAGAGTGCGGCTGCAGTACCACAATATATTCGCAGGAGCCTTAAGCCCAACATGGCAATCAGCAATATAGGGATAAACATCGTTGATAATTTCTAAGTTAGGCGCATAAGCGGCAATCCGTTTGATTTTCGGATTTGCAAACAAGTCAATATGCCCGTTAGTTGCTTTGAAAACACTCTCACGCAGAAGTATATAGTGTCCAAATCCGTATGCGTAATACCCGAGACCTTCTGTACAATAACCTTCATCTGTAAATCCAGCTATACTATTTTTCGAGTAACGTTCTGCGATGGCGACAAATTTTGCGCGTTCTTTAGGTTCTGGAATTAGTGCCAATGCAGCGCCGGTAACGCCCGCCAGGCAAACGGAATTCCAGTTGTTGGTCCAGGTGAGCCAGTAATGGTAATTGTTTCCCGTTCTTAAAGAGGTCAGCACTGGTTCAAAAATATGCTTGTTCATTTGAACAAGGACTTCCTTACGCAACGATGGCGGTATTTTGTCATCGAGTAGATATAAGGCTTGTGCAATGTTTTGCGCAAGAACGGATGCCCCTAAATCCACCGTGTAATAGCGACCCTCAATGTTTTGTTTGGTTTTGTCATGTGCCGGCAGCGACCAAGATTTTTGGTGGATTAATTCGGTTAACACCATCTGGATAGTGCCAGTGAACCGCCCTTTATTTTCCAAGCATTCTGCCCAAACCAATGGTATTAGCCAGCTTGACCTAGCGCTCATCATCCGTTCACCTTCGGTGCGTGTACCTTTCGTGAAGTACATTAAATATCGTTCATCATTCCACGCGGGGAACGGTTTGCCTAACAGCGAAACTGCTTTTTCAAGAACTCTAGTATAAGCAGGATCTTGATAGAGTTTATTCCAAACTGTACGGTTGTGATAGTTTTCACCTAAACCTTGAGGTGCGGGCGGAAGCAGCTCTGCTATTTGCGTAACCCGTTTCATGTCTAGCGGTATGAGAGGAGCCACTGTTTTCAACACATCCATAGAATCCCGAACTCCACCCGATAAATTTTTGGCTTGTGCTACTCCTAAAGACAGGGACGTGACAAGAGCAATAAATATTTTTTTGTTCTTCATAATAATTTCTGCACTCATGCTGTCTACATAGCAGTAATCCTAGTTTGAGGTAGAACGACTGGTAATGAAATTTTCTCTTCAACTATTTTATTACAAAGGTTTTCACCAGCAATAAACCCTACATCAAAAATTGTGAGGACATGAATTG
Protein-coding sequences here:
- a CDS encoding glycoside hydrolase family 88 protein — encoded protein: MSMHNNFHHQKTNYLKVSMTIYFKRSFRFFLTLVLLWSTTISFAKESVGPLSKDSIKNIMQRVADWQWRDIEVHGWKNPPKDWTSGAMFTGMVAWAKIAPDKKYWNKLVQVGELNQWKIGPRRRFADDYCVGQMYSLLYKKFKNPDYIADFRSLADTLAIIPHTEPLLWVNSIYLREWAWCDALFMAPPALAYLSDATKDKKYLNLASRLWWKTSDYLYSNEEHLFFRDSRYFTQKEKNGKPVFWSRGNGWVLGGIANVLSVMPARHPDRARFIKQFKEMAERIAGLQQPDGTWHASLLDPESYPVKETSGTAFFCYALAWGINHHILPHDKYYPVAVKAWQSLVACVHPDGKLGYVQPQGVSPEKVTSDDTEYYGVGAFLLAGTEMVKLKSK
- a CDS encoding heparinase II/III family protein, producing the protein MSAEIIMKNKKIFIALVTSLSLGVAQAKNLSGGVRDSMDVLKTVAPLIPLDMKRVTQIAELLPPAPQGLGENYHNRTVWNKLYQDPAYTRVLEKAVSLLGKPFPAWNDERYLMYFTKGTRTEGERMMSARSSWLIPLVWAECLENKGRFTGTIQMVLTELIHQKSWSLPAHDKTKQNIEGRYYTVDLGASVLAQNIAQALYLLDDKIPPSLRKEVLVQMNKHIFEPVLTSLRTGNNYHYWLTWTNNWNSVCLAGVTGAALALIPEPKERAKFVAIAERYSKNSIAGFTDEGYCTEGLGYYAYGFGHYILLRESVFKATNGHIDLFANPKIKRIAAYAPNLEIINDVYPYIADCHVGLKAPANILWYCSRTLGLGLTKYDTLSFKGQTADLIEDIMQVFPNSASESQIKAVNSSLSPGLRSYFKEAGVLIVRPLPGTRGKMGAALKGGNNNEIHNHNDVGSFSVVVGNEMLMGDPGGPFVYSAKTFGPERYTFKSIGSYGHPVPLVAGKDQQAGAAAQAVISKANFTDQRDEFTMDISSAYKVPNLTQLKRTFLYDRQDLSSLTVKDDFQFKAKANFEFVLITRAGWRQTGPDSIEFDGEKEKMVAIIKTPKGFHITSEKIEENSPSFTRIGIVLDPSESGSITVTFKPITSL